The DNA window GGTATACAACATTTCCTTGGCTTTTCTGAGCAAGTTAGAttcttttaaagaataaaataataagttagcATTGTAAACCAAAGAAACACTCCTCATggttgtacatattatttttttgatttcacTATCTGAAAACGATAAAAATTTGttggtatttataaaaaaaatgatattataatatatataataatttaaaataatctgatcACGTAATAAGTGTATAGGtaccataatttttaaaaatgtcgtaTTTCCCTCCAATAATTATCAACTCGAGATCATCCGACGGTTCATTATATTTCTCTTTGATGGCTTTAATGCATGTTTCCAACGTATTCCATATTGCTTTAATTTTGCTTAAATCTACCATAACGCAGTAGAATAATTTTCCATCTATTGGGATAGACATTAAAACatcttttaacattttcaatttgCCGCCATATTCCCATACGTGGCAAATAATTTTGTCAATACTTTGCTTCTGAGAAGATTTTCTACCAAACGAATACTCTAGTACTAATGTTTCTCTTGTTGTTTCAGTTTTGTCAAGAAAGCTGTGCAACACATTAGATTTTccctaaaaatgttttaatttattttagagataATAGCATTATtaagttactttatataatatgcaaaCTATGTAAGTGTCACGTAAAGCGACTTCATTCATAATAATCATAACTGCTAGACTAGAATCTACGAGCCTTTAGAAACTTATCACCGGTGTGTTAATTATGGCAAcgatatacatttttacttgTTTTCAGCATTTGTGACAAGGTCTTTACATGTATTATTTACGCCATTTTTCTACTGTTATTGGAGCTATGCTGTTTAGTacttaacaatttaattcaagCCGAAGTCAGGATCGAATCACTTATAGTTTATGACACACGCACAATAATTTCTAATCGAAATGTGTAACGTTTATTTACCACTGATTTACTCCCGACCAAAATAATAGTACGCGCATTATCTTCACTTGATTTAGAAGAATCATTTTTCACCATTTGTGCGGCTATATTTggtattgacattttaaaatatgtataatatcaaACTTATCGAGTAAGGTTTACGGTAACAAGTCGGTTTCAATTGCTTTGTTATTGTTTTGGTAGCTAGGCAACAATGTGGGTATCATTTTAGGAGGTTGACAGTTAAACCTATGCTTTTTTACGGTATTTACTTATAACAGATTCATATAACTGCTAAATAAgtaaacagtttatttttttgttaaacactACAACTAAGGCGTACGTTAATTAATAGAAGTAGTAATTGCCTTTAGGAATAttgttatatctattataaGATACGGATGCTcttataatgttaaatacattGCATAATCTTAGATGTTACGTTCTTTTttagtatacaaataatattaatattagcatatatacaaaataaaacatcatcaCTCATatcatagaaataataataaagagccCTTCCTCTGTGTCATGTGAATACCACCGTGCGAGATGCTAAATCTGTCACGTATTTTCACTCCCCAAATTTTTGGCTTTTTCCGtcgatatataaataacgatGAACGATACGTGGAAAATGCAAACAACCATAATTCTAGATCGTAAAAAAAGCAACAACAAAAGTATTCCACAAAAATTTACGTATCTCAACGGTGAAccgagttattattaaaaatctgaatttaaccctttttcaagatggcggaaaATGCACAAGGCTTTTTTGGTCGACAATTTGAAGTTATGCTTTTCTAGACACCACACAATATCCAAAATTGGGCTTTCTCGGTTCATTAGCATTTCTCATCCGTTTTTCCCGACGTAATGAAGGGACTATAAAACTAAAACGCAGAataaatggatatttttttgGACATACTATACTTAAAAAGGATTATTTTGAAGATTACAAGTTCAATATTGTTATCACATTAGTTATAGTATGATATGAAacttttaactaataatatacgATGGTTATTATGAAATACTgcagacaaaataaatacattatctcATTACATTGTCTCGTCTCAACAACGCCGCACCAAATGATTtaacaaaaagaaacaaatatacgTTTGAAGTATGCGAGAAATGCGAGTTATGGTTAGATATGGTTTTTCGcgaaaagataattttatgtttttgacCAAACCTAACGTagttgtacaatattttatttttaactttgaattGGAGTAATCTCTGAAAAATCAGATAAGTAATTTTGCTTTCTACCCCATCTTAATCCTATTTCCAATGTGTTCGAAATACGATTTTCTAAAATgacatattaaaaatcttaagaCTTCCCGTTACTCGAGTTATcttcaattaagtatttttttatgattagcACAATGAAACATCCACTCGCATCTCTTTCACTCTTATCTCTGGTCAAACGTTGATTAAAGTAAAACAGGGTTGTTATGCTATTCTATTATACAGTGATCGTGCTTGGACTTTGCGATTACGCGTGGTTGTTGTTAGTGCTGGGTCATTCCTgattttacgtaaaacgaaacgaaccggttttttacattttcaaaacagttctttgaaacggttataaaaaaaaccgatttGTTTTCTTAGGTTCGAGAACTTACTATATTTACgataaattactgaaataatgtatattcaacactggagtcatattatataattttgaaaatagtcgaccctattattttttttggattaatTCTCCGTCACGCTCCGTGCTtatttgaatgtaaaaaaaaaagttaagaaatatttttaaattatttgtaattgcaACTATTACGGCTAAGGATTAcccgattaataatattattaaacagttaatactaaatctgtaataaaaaaaaaataagcgtatAAGGAGCTcacgaaaacttttttttttgtttcctaatttttattgattcttctacaaccaaatttgtattgtatttctttagaaataagatttattgtagcatattcgttacttcaaatccaaagtagttccttagaactggtttaatattcatacaataatagtccttacggctatcaaaataaagtgtttagtcagttacacgtgataagaaccggttcgcgcagcagtaccaacaaaatggtttttcgattAAGTTCATTCTTCTacaaccaaatttgtattgtatttctttagaaataagattCATTATAGCATATTCGATACgtcaaatccaaagtagttccttataactggtttaatatacatacaataatagcCCTTACGGCcatcaaaataaagtgtttagtcagttacacgtgataagaaccggttcgcgcagcagtaccaacaaaatggtttttcgattAAGTTCATTCTTCTacaaccaaatttgtattgtatttctttagaaataagattCATTATAGCATATTCGatacttcaaatccaaagtagttccttataactggtttaatattcatacaataatagtccttacggccatcaaaataaagtgtttagtcagttacacgtgataagaaccggttcgcgcagcagtaccaacaaaatggtttttcgattAAGTTCATTCTTCTAcagccaaatttgtattgtatttctttaggaataagattcattgtagcatattcgttacttcaaatccaaagtagttccttagaactggtttaatattcatacaataatagtccttacggcGATTAAAATAGAGTGT is part of the Vanessa tameamea isolate UH-Manoa-2023 chromosome 10, ilVanTame1 primary haplotype, whole genome shotgun sequence genome and encodes:
- the LOC113404730 gene encoding cytoplasmic dynein 2 light intermediate chain 1 is translated as MSIPNIAAQMVKNDSSKSSEDNARTIILVGSKSVGKSNVLHSFLDKTETTRETLVLEYSFGRKSSQKQSIDKIICHVWEYGGKLKMLKDVLMSIPIDGKLFYCVMVDLSKIKAIWNTLETCIKAIKEKYNEPSDDLELIIIGGKYDIFKNYDSEIKKIICTTMRSVSLVYNANLLFYSLKESNLLRKAKEMLYTIGFGNNVPLKDKNTNYMKPLVIPKGSDSWESIGVSESTLEHIKARHLSRISSETEIKLEVKTIQRSHPEPILDSLAALKYEELRNMESYDPSIDDYLILLR